TGCCTGCGACGACGGCTTGGCCGCCAAATTTCTTAACCCCGAGGCGCTTGCTTTGGCTGTCGCGACCGTTGCGGGAAGTTCCCTGTCCTTTTTTGTGTGCCATTTGTCGTAGTTCCTATTGATTAGCCTGCTTGGATGCTTTCCACGCGAACCACGGAAAGATGCTGGCGATGACCGCGGCGGCGTTTGTAACCCTGACGGCGGTGCTTCTTGAAAACGGTGACCTTGCGAGCTTTCTTGTTTTCGAGAACTTTGAGTGTGACGGACGCGCCCTCGACGAAAGGGGTGCCGATCCGTGCTTCCGCACCGGACCCCACCATGAGGACCTCACGGACCTCGACGTCGGAGCCTTCTTCAGCTCCATCGATGCGATTGAGGAAGAGTACGTCCTGTTCCGAAACGGTAAACTGGCGGCCTTGGGATTGAATCGTGGCTTTCATGGAAAAACGGAAGATAAAAGGACCGGCTGAGGACACAGGCAAGTCTTTTTCACGATTTCTTGGGGATAATTGACGAATTTTTCTGGAAATCCAATTTCTTTCCGAATTGTGGAGCCAATTGTGCGATTTTCCGCAAACTTCGGCTTTGACTGCGAGGACGAAAGCATCGGGTATACAGGACTATTATAGAACAAGGAATGGAATCACCGGAAAAGACTCTCTCCGAGAACCTACTCAGCCTGGTCGAGGGACCGGGGGAAACGATCTCGATCCGCACCATGGTCGAGCGCGTCGGAGACAAGGGGTTCGGCATCCTCCTGATCATGCTGTCACTGCCCAGTGCATTGCCGGTGCCCGCGCCCGGATACAGCACGCCCTTTGGCATCATGCTCGTTCTCCTCGGGGTGCAGATGATGATCGGGCGGGTCACTCCCTGGCTGCCGGAGAAGGTCCTGCGTCGTGAGGTCTCGCGTGAATCGAGCGGAAAGCTCATCCGGTCCGCCAACCGTTTTCTGCATTTTGCCGAAAAGTTCGTTCGGCCCCGCATGCGCTGGATCAATTTGAGAGGAGGGCGGATTTTTCTCGGCTCGATCGTTTGCTGCATGGCCTGCCTCATGATTCTCCCCATCCCCCTGACCAATACCGCCCCGGCCATGGTCATTTTTCTCATCGGGGTCGCCCTCTCCGAGGATGATGGGCTGGTCGCGATCGCGTCCTTCGCTTTGGGGATCCTCGCCGCTGCCTTCTATGTCTACATCATTTACCTTTTGGCGACGGTGGGCATGGATGGCGTGATCCAGCTCAAGGAGTGGATCAAG
This genomic stretch from Puniceicoccus vermicola harbors:
- the rplU gene encoding 50S ribosomal protein L21, with translation MKATIQSQGRQFTVSEQDVLFLNRIDGAEEGSDVEVREVLMVGSGAEARIGTPFVEGASVTLKVLENKKARKVTVFKKHRRQGYKRRRGHRQHLSVVRVESIQAG
- a CDS encoding exopolysaccharide biosynthesis protein, encoding MESPEKTLSENLLSLVEGPGETISIRTMVERVGDKGFGILLIMLSLPSALPVPAPGYSTPFGIMLVLLGVQMMIGRVTPWLPEKVLRREVSRESSGKLIRSANRFLHFAEKFVRPRMRWINLRGGRIFLGSIVCCMACLMILPIPLTNTAPAMVIFLIGVALSEDDGLVAIASFALGILAAAFYVYIIYLLATVGMDGVIQLKEWIKELIFGAPEA